From the Blastocatellia bacterium genome, one window contains:
- a CDS encoding response regulator transcription factor has product MKQIKILVVDDHSIVRQGLKQILADSQSLIVAGEASTGQEALQKIRSSNFDMVIMDISLPDRSGLDMLEQIKIIAPKLPVLILSMHAEEQYATRAFKSGASGYLTKESASEQLVIAINKVAQGGKYISPSLAEKLVFELVKDSEKALHESLSDRELQVLCLLASGKTLTDISQALHVSVKTVSTYRTRILEKMGMHNNAELIRYALENKLVI; this is encoded by the coding sequence ATGAAACAGATTAAAATTTTAGTAGTTGATGATCACTCAATTGTAAGACAAGGGCTAAAGCAAATATTAGCCGATAGTCAAAGCCTTATAGTTGCAGGAGAAGCTAGCACAGGTCAGGAAGCTTTACAAAAAATCCGTAGCAGTAATTTTGATATGGTAATAATGGATATTTCCCTACCTGATCGTAGTGGGTTAGATATGCTAGAACAAATTAAAATTATTGCTCCAAAACTTCCTGTTTTAATTCTTAGCATGCATGCAGAAGAACAATATGCTACTCGCGCCTTTAAGAGTGGGGCTTCCGGCTATTTAACTAAAGAAAGTGCCTCTGAACAACTAGTTATTGCTATTAATAAAGTAGCTCAAGGGGGAAAATATATCTCTCCTAGTTTGGCAGAAAAATTAGTATTTGAGCTTGTAAAAGATTCAGAAAAAGCTCTTCATGAAAGTCTATCTGACCGAGAATTACAGGTTCTTTGTTTATTAGCTTCAGGAAAAACACTAACAGATATTTCTCAAGCTCTGCATGTAAGTGTTAAAACTGTTAGCACTTACCGAACACGTATTTTAGAAAAAATGGGAATGCACAATAATGCAGAACTTATTCGCTATGCCTTAGAGAATAAATTAGTGATTTAA
- a CDS encoding PAS domain S-box protein, with protein sequence MLKDKVFNFLFSAEQQQNALLAKALENISLGITITNVGGKIIYTNSADALMHGYTVEELVGQEIKCFSPKELWKPITVDELRKLTSWQRETVNIKKDGSVFPVQLNSTVLLDDHNQPVAIVTTCENISNRKSVEEMEFLFQISQARTQAEEIISQELQQESAGRKKAEAELKETYQTLQALILASPLAIIMLNPDDTVKIWNPAAQRVFGWKEHEVIGKPLPFSSVDEEELILAEELSDRDKELLLWDKAFASARTKQLRLDNSMETRRQKRDGSIIDVSISVAPLFDKNGYLSGSMAIIADISEHKLAEQKLRESQQQLRALSLRLQSLQEEERTKIAREIHDELGQALTALKMDLAWINKKLVIEQEVIKNKFQSMFQLIDSTIQTVRRLSTKLRPTILDDLGLVPAIEWAIKEFQSRTEMECNLVIEPKDFNVEIHLATTIFRVLQEALTNVARHANATKLDVILRKTTNAIFLEIKDNGQGITETEVSNPKSLGLIGIRERVLAWQGKVSIVGNFRQGTTLSVEIPILTN encoded by the coding sequence ATGTTAAAAGATAAAGTTTTTAATTTTTTGTTCTCTGCTGAACAACAACAAAACGCTTTACTAGCAAAAGCGTTAGAAAATATTTCTCTAGGTATAACTATTACAAATGTAGGAGGAAAAATTATTTACACTAATTCAGCAGATGCTCTAATGCATGGTTATACAGTAGAAGAATTAGTTGGACAGGAAATTAAGTGTTTTTCCCCTAAAGAGCTATGGAAACCTATTACGGTTGATGAGCTTAGAAAATTAACTAGCTGGCAAAGAGAAACCGTTAATATAAAAAAAGATGGTAGTGTTTTTCCTGTTCAACTTAATTCTACTGTACTCTTAGATGATCATAATCAACCTGTTGCTATTGTTACTACTTGTGAAAATATAAGCAATCGTAAGTCTGTTGAAGAAATGGAATTTTTATTCCAGATCTCTCAAGCTAGAACTCAAGCTGAAGAAATAATTAGTCAAGAATTACAACAAGAATCTGCTGGAAGAAAAAAGGCTGAAGCAGAACTAAAAGAAACTTATCAAACCTTACAAGCTTTAATTTTAGCCTCACCATTAGCAATTATTATGCTTAATCCAGATGATACAGTAAAAATCTGGAATCCTGCGGCACAGCGTGTTTTTGGTTGGAAAGAACATGAAGTTATTGGTAAACCCTTGCCTTTTTCCTCAGTTGATGAAGAAGAGTTAATTTTAGCTGAAGAGCTTTCTGATAGAGACAAAGAGCTTTTACTTTGGGATAAAGCTTTTGCTAGTGCCAGAACTAAACAACTACGGTTAGATAATTCTATGGAAACACGCCGTCAAAAACGAGATGGTTCAATAATAGATGTAAGCATTTCTGTAGCACCTTTATTTGATAAAAATGGCTATTTAAGCGGCTCTATGGCTATTATTGCAGACATTAGCGAGCATAAATTAGCTGAACAAAAGTTGCGAGAATCCCAACAACAATTACGGGCATTATCCTTAAGGCTTCAATCATTACAAGAAGAAGAAAGAACTAAAATTGCTAGGGAAATTCATGATGAACTAGGCCAAGCTCTAACAGCATTAAAAATGGACTTAGCTTGGATAAATAAAAAATTAGTTATAGAACAAGAGGTTATTAAAAATAAGTTTCAAAGTATGTTTCAGTTAATTGATTCTACAATCCAAACTGTACGTAGACTTTCTACTAAGTTACGTCCAACAATCTTAGATGATCTTGGTTTAGTACCAGCAATTGAATGGGCTATAAAAGAATTTCAGTCCAGGACAGAAATGGAATGCAATCTAGTAATAGAACCGAAGGATTTTAATGTAGAAATCCATCTTGCTACAACAATTTTTCGTGTTCTTCAGGAAGCTTTAACCAATGTTGCTCGTCATGCTAATGCAACAAAACTAGATGTTATCTTAAGAAAAACTACCAATGCAATTTTTTTAGAAATCAAAGATAATGGTCAAGGCATTACAGAAACAGAAGTTTCAAATCCAAAATCACTAGGGTTAATTGGTATTAGAGAAAGGGTTTTAGCCTGGCAAGGCAAAGTTTCTATTGTTGGTAATTTTAGGCAAGGAACAACTCTTAGCGTTGAAATTCCTATTTTAACAAATTAA
- a CDS encoding TlpA family protein disulfide reductase, whose protein sequence is MKRRIFLTSLVIGLIGMFSMPAYLQSRKAPNFSFSDLGGKTQSLAANRGKVILVDQWATWCGPCKKEIPAFSELQKKIP, encoded by the coding sequence ATGAAAAGACGCATTTTTTTAACATCTTTAGTTATTGGTTTAATAGGTATGTTTAGCATGCCAGCTTATTTGCAATCTCGTAAAGCTCCAAATTTCAGTTTTTCTGATCTAGGAGGTAAAACACAAAGTCTAGCGGCTAATCGTGGCAAAGTAATATTAGTTGATCAATGGGCGACTTGGTGCGGCCCTTGTAAAAAAGAAATTCCTGCCTTTAGCGAACTACAAAAAAAAATACCCTGA
- a CDS encoding leucyl aminopeptidase has protein sequence MKIELEINSLAEIKSEVLIVPIFQEDNLSHPLLAELNQLSNGVLALLLESGELKTKKTEISYLYIGKQANISRLILVGAGESTKVTSQLLGQLAATVIRFMVSKKLASAVMLVRNPSNLASNLLARHITEAVLLAPYEQNKYQKKEEEDFQISSLALAFEHTIDKPLFDEAVLRGTIVAEAANFARDLILEPANKLTPKEFARRAGEMANSLGLEFNAIDEEELKKLGMGALLAVSQGSDEPAQLIVLRYRASKSTDNSPIALVGKGITFDSGGICIKPREGMWEMKTDMSGGAAVVGTMAAIAKLKPNVDVLGVVAASENLPSGKAYKPGDVITAYSGKTIEVIDTDAEGRIVLADALHYANQQKPSCIIDLATLTGACIIALGNCRAGMMGSDDKLMNELRQASEQAGEKLWQLPLTKEYQDMIKSDIADIKNLGGRYAGAITAAAFLRAFVGDTPWAHLDIAGTAWQEEDQPEMAKGPTGYGVRTLVEFILSRSQKN, from the coding sequence ATGAAAATAGAGTTAGAAATTAATTCTCTAGCAGAAATTAAATCAGAGGTTTTAATAGTACCCATTTTCCAAGAAGACAATCTATCACACCCATTGTTAGCTGAATTAAACCAACTTAGTAATGGAGTTTTAGCCTTACTGCTAGAATCAGGTGAGTTAAAAACTAAAAAAACAGAGATCAGTTATCTTTACATTGGTAAACAAGCTAATATTTCTCGCTTAATATTAGTTGGGGCAGGAGAAAGCACAAAAGTAACTTCTCAACTTCTAGGTCAATTAGCAGCAACTGTTATACGTTTTATGGTAAGCAAAAAACTTGCGTCTGCCGTTATGCTAGTAAGAAACCCTAGTAATTTAGCTAGTAACCTGCTAGCTCGTCATATTACAGAAGCCGTTTTACTTGCTCCTTATGAGCAGAATAAATATCAGAAAAAAGAGGAAGAAGATTTTCAAATTAGTAGTCTAGCTTTAGCATTTGAGCACACAATAGACAAACCTTTATTTGATGAAGCAGTTTTACGAGGAACAATTGTTGCAGAAGCAGCTAATTTTGCTAGAGATCTAATTTTAGAGCCAGCTAATAAGCTTACACCAAAAGAGTTTGCTCGTCGTGCTGGTGAAATGGCAAATAGTCTAGGGCTTGAATTTAATGCAATTGATGAAGAAGAATTAAAAAAACTAGGTATGGGGGCTTTACTAGCTGTTTCTCAAGGTTCAGACGAACCTGCCCAACTAATTGTCTTACGCTACCGAGCAAGTAAATCAACTGACAATAGCCCAATTGCTTTAGTAGGAAAAGGTATTACATTTGATTCCGGTGGCATATGTATTAAGCCTAGGGAAGGCATGTGGGAGATGAAAACCGATATGTCTGGTGGTGCTGCTGTTGTTGGGACTATGGCCGCTATTGCCAAATTAAAACCAAATGTTGATGTACTGGGAGTAGTAGCAGCATCAGAAAATTTACCATCAGGTAAAGCCTATAAGCCAGGAGATGTAATAACAGCTTATTCAGGAAAAACCATAGAAGTTATAGATACAGATGCAGAAGGAAGAATAGTTTTAGCAGACGCATTACACTACGCAAATCAACAAAAGCCAAGTTGTATAATTGATTTGGCAACCCTAACTGGGGCATGTATCATCGCTTTAGGTAACTGTCGTGCTGGAATGATGGGATCAGATGACAAACTAATGAATGAGTTACGCCAAGCAAGTGAACAGGCAGGAGAAAAACTTTGGCAATTGCCTCTTACCAAAGAATACCAAGATATGATTAAAAGTGATATTGCTGATATTAAAAACTTGGGTGGGCGTTATGCTGGTGCAATTACGGCAGCAGCCTTTTTACGTGCATTTGTGGGTGACACACCTTGGGCCCATCTTGATATTGCAGGTACAGCCTGGCAGGAAGAAGACCAACCTGAAATGGCTAAAGGGCCTACAGGTTATGGGGTACGTACTTTAGTAGAATTTATTTTATCACGCTCACAAAAAAATTAG
- a CDS encoding isocitrate dehydrogenase (NAD(+)) has translation MHKITLIPGDGIGPEVTSATLRVIEAAGIKVEWESFIIGAAAIAEYGDPLPEALLESIKRNRIALKGPVGTPIASGFASVNVGLRKKLDLYANLRPVKNLPSIKTRFDNVDLVIVRENTEDLYSGLEHEVVPGVVESLKIITEKASRRIARFAYEYARKYNRRRVTAIHKANIMKLSDGLFLKCVRDIAKEYPEIQSDDKIVDNACMQLVTHPENYDVLLLENLYGDIVSDLAAGLVGGLGVVPGANIGEQVAIFEAVHGSAPDIAGKNIANPTALLQSAILMLKYIDEMDAAERIEKAINQVLTEGNVRTPDLGGTANTTEFTYAIINKLD, from the coding sequence ATGCACAAAATTACTTTAATTCCTGGTGATGGTATTGGCCCAGAAGTTACTAGTGCCACTTTAAGAGTAATTGAAGCAGCAGGTATAAAAGTTGAGTGGGAAAGCTTTATTATTGGTGCTGCTGCAATTGCAGAATATGGTGATCCTTTGCCAGAAGCTTTACTTGAATCAATTAAACGTAATCGTATTGCCTTAAAAGGCCCTGTTGGAACACCTATTGCTAGTGGGTTTGCTAGCGTAAATGTTGGCCTACGTAAAAAATTAGACCTTTATGCTAACCTGCGTCCTGTCAAAAATTTACCTAGTATAAAAACTCGTTTTGATAATGTAGATTTAGTTATTGTTCGAGAAAATACAGAAGATTTATACTCTGGCCTAGAACATGAAGTTGTGCCAGGTGTGGTGGAAAGCTTAAAAATTATTACAGAAAAAGCTAGCCGACGTATTGCACGTTTTGCTTATGAATATGCTCGTAAATATAACCGCCGCCGAGTAACTGCTATACATAAAGCCAATATTATGAAACTATCAGACGGTTTGTTCTTAAAATGCGTTCGTGATATTGCTAAAGAATATCCTGAAATTCAAAGCGATGACAAAATTGTTGATAATGCTTGTATGCAGTTAGTGACACACCCAGAAAACTACGATGTTTTACTATTAGAAAACCTTTATGGGGATATTGTTTCTGATTTAGCAGCAGGTTTAGTTGGGGGATTAGGAGTAGTTCCAGGTGCCAATATTGGCGAACAAGTAGCAATATTTGAAGCTGTACATGGTTCAGCACCTGACATAGCAGGTAAAAATATTGCTAACCCTACTGCACTGCTACAATCAGCTATCTTGATGTTAAAGTATATAGATGAAATGGATGCGGCTGAGCGAATTGAGAAAGCAATTAATCAGGTTTTAACAGAAGGAAATGTACGGACTCCTGATTTAGGCGGCACCGCTAACACAACAGAATTTACTTATGCAATTATTAATAAATTAGATTAA
- the ggt gene encoding gamma-glutamyltransferase, whose amino-acid sequence MLFKYIRPLVFLLSFSLTFYSISFLKFTSPKAAKILPTFAKEGCVASADRLASMVGVEILKQGGNAVDAAVAVALALAVTYPAAGNLGGGGFMVIRMADGKTSAIDYRETAPSLASRDMYLDKDGKVIPKSSTVGYLAVGVPGTVAGLALALEKYGSMKWADLVAPAHKLAKDGFAVSYELANLLSTNQDLVTRFPSGSTGPRDLLSQFPESKKIFLKNGEYYQPGEILKQPELAATLARLQAEGPTEFYQGHTADLIVEDMKKHGGIITKEDLKNYRPVIREPLKGSYRGYEIITMPPPSSGGIALIEMLNILETFDLSALGFNSLERNHLIIESMRLAFADRAEFLGDPDFVKVPSRELTSKKYAEELRKFIKSSKANTSKEIKAGQALRYESDSTTHFSVVDKMGNAVSNTYTLNGGYGSGATVRGAGFLLNNEMDDFASKIGVPNDYGLIQGNANSIAASKRPLSSMTPTILVKDGKLFLVIGSPGGPTIINTVLQVIINVIDHNMNIQQAIDAPRFHHQWLPDAVVVEPYGFSSDLVNLLKAKGHNFSEKSGYIGNAQGVMIDKTGIRLGGSDSRGADTAAIGH is encoded by the coding sequence ATGTTATTTAAGTACATCCGACCATTAGTTTTTTTACTTTCATTTAGCTTAACTTTTTATTCAATAAGTTTTTTAAAATTTACTTCGCCAAAAGCAGCTAAAATACTTCCAACTTTTGCCAAAGAAGGTTGCGTAGCTAGTGCAGATCGACTTGCTTCAATGGTTGGAGTTGAGATCTTAAAACAAGGTGGCAATGCTGTTGATGCTGCTGTTGCAGTAGCTTTGGCCTTAGCTGTCACCTATCCTGCGGCAGGAAATCTTGGAGGAGGAGGTTTTATGGTAATTCGTATGGCTGATGGAAAGACTTCAGCTATAGATTATCGGGAAACTGCTCCAAGCTTAGCTAGTCGGGATATGTACTTAGATAAAGACGGAAAAGTTATTCCTAAGTCTTCTACTGTAGGTTATTTAGCTGTAGGCGTTCCTGGAACAGTTGCAGGACTGGCTTTAGCACTAGAAAAATATGGAAGTATGAAATGGGCGGATTTAGTTGCACCTGCTCATAAATTAGCTAAAGACGGGTTTGCTGTTAGCTATGAGCTAGCAAACCTTTTAAGCACTAATCAAGATTTAGTAACACGTTTTCCTAGTGGTAGCACCGGCCCTAGAGATTTGCTTAGTCAATTTCCAGAAAGTAAAAAAATATTTTTAAAAAACGGAGAATATTACCAACCAGGTGAGATCTTAAAACAACCTGAGTTAGCCGCAACCTTAGCTCGCTTACAAGCCGAAGGCCCAACAGAATTTTATCAAGGCCATACAGCAGATTTAATTGTTGAAGATATGAAAAAGCATGGCGGGATTATTACTAAAGAAGACTTAAAAAATTATCGTCCTGTTATTCGTGAACCATTAAAAGGCAGTTATCGAGGCTATGAAATAATAACAATGCCTCCTCCTAGTTCAGGCGGAATAGCACTAATAGAAATGTTAAATATTTTAGAAACTTTTGATTTATCTGCTTTAGGATTTAACTCTTTGGAGAGAAACCATTTAATTATAGAAAGTATGCGACTAGCTTTTGCTGATAGAGCCGAGTTTTTAGGCGATCCTGATTTTGTAAAAGTTCCTAGTCGTGAGCTAACTTCAAAAAAATATGCTGAAGAACTAAGAAAATTTATTAAATCTAGTAAAGCTAATACAAGTAAAGAAATAAAAGCGGGCCAAGCTCTTAGATATGAATCAGACTCAACCACACATTTTTCTGTTGTTGATAAAATGGGTAATGCTGTTTCAAACACTTATACATTAAATGGTGGTTATGGTAGTGGTGCAACGGTGAGAGGTGCAGGTTTTTTATTAAATAATGAAATGGATGATTTTGCTTCTAAAATAGGTGTACCAAATGATTATGGTTTAATTCAAGGGAATGCAAATTCTATTGCTGCAAGTAAACGTCCGCTTTCTTCTATGACACCAACTATTTTAGTAAAAGATGGAAAACTATTTTTAGTTATTGGTAGTCCAGGTGGCCCGACAATTATTAATACAGTATTACAGGTAATAATAAATGTGATTGATCACAATATGAATATTCAACAAGCTATTGATGCACCTCGTTTTCATCATCAATGGCTACCAGATGCTGTTGTAGTAGAACCTTATGGTTTTTCTTCAGATTTAGTAAACTTATTAAAAGCTAAAGGACATAATTTTTCTGAAAAATCTGGTTATATTGGAAATGCTCAAGGTGTAATGATTGATAAAACAGGAATACGCCTAGGCGGAAGTGATTCTCGTGGGGCTGACACTGCTGCAATAGGACACTAA
- a CDS encoding helix-turn-helix domain-containing protein, translating into MSEQNRENKEKRGDFLTARQLAEVLQISESTIHKLRRKGRIPAVMVTARLIRFNLRDVRAALATQAIEPIIETVPTNNKTSAKQLAFEDLFTETFD; encoded by the coding sequence ATGAGTGAACAAAATCGAGAAAATAAAGAAAAACGAGGCGATTTTTTAACTGCTAGGCAACTAGCAGAAGTTCTACAAATTAGTGAATCAACTATACATAAATTAAGACGAAAGGGCCGAATTCCTGCTGTTATGGTGACTGCTCGTTTAATTCGTTTTAATCTTCGTGATGTTCGCGCTGCCCTAGCAACACAAGCAATAGAACCAATAATAGAAACGGTTCCAACCAATAATAAAACTTCAGCAAAACAATTAGCTTTTGAAGATCTTTTTACGGAAACATTTGATTAA
- a CDS encoding TIGR04442 family protein, with amino-acid sequence MIKDIRLLGFVSGTNERYEYFTTVIGQGLHTHFFNEQNQNETGPHDRFFLSGNEIVIYPDRIYHRGNGGTFCEYMFGMELPIKDLLKPEVNNRLVMYGARYDEAGERIVFTNNTTGQESINKTFEEGHAFANYYFFIAGDIQGDLKTIQETLLRFTGKTLKRFDLSLDKDGGFLAQKLYQEINIPRWTVVIVKLVDCFAQDYYKKFAESYKSGQSNLPQVKQQFEALANRYQLSRGKRDRLELDIIQKQVENRSLIDEYKETLAMHHNSSQEQTLLFKCSRLRTLASRRQIPLEIFDQLDQIIKQPVEENSLPDFILSLQDCTSKIFSQESDYQLTESDLAILLEARTKALLHHYGKFDDILMELGSGQSGRKAELFSIIVAHLERFQLAYEIVNSVAFIDDYELTEEELYLLARSQDVIDNIKEGFFEQLVFCNLERQQYLNRYGRERLRKLKECTKAIILGELLADEVIIIIQTINSQARLRRILDAQLHECVRDIYKEPLSKIEQESLRNQLSTKLNQQGLISGLIPEDLFASSLFALREEYLYIDELLPQIVANRDRQLRDDFLENSDLDRFRTEELEQQYFRNFKVSNDTLEWFANEVRN; translated from the coding sequence ATGATAAAAGATATTAGATTACTTGGCTTTGTTTCAGGAACTAATGAACGGTATGAATATTTTACAACCGTAATTGGCCAGGGACTTCATACACACTTTTTTAATGAACAAAATCAAAATGAAACTGGCCCACATGATAGATTTTTCTTAAGTGGAAACGAAATAGTTATTTATCCAGATAGAATTTACCATCGTGGTAATGGTGGAACATTTTGCGAATATATGTTTGGTATGGAACTGCCAATTAAGGACTTATTAAAACCAGAAGTTAATAACCGTCTTGTAATGTATGGCGCACGTTATGATGAAGCAGGAGAACGTATAGTTTTTACTAATAACACTACAGGACAAGAAAGCATTAATAAAACTTTTGAAGAAGGCCATGCTTTTGCTAATTATTACTTTTTTATTGCTGGTGACATTCAAGGCGATCTAAAAACAATTCAGGAAACTTTATTAAGGTTTACTGGTAAAACGCTTAAGCGGTTTGACTTAAGTTTAGATAAAGATGGAGGCTTTTTAGCACAAAAGCTTTACCAAGAAATAAATATTCCTCGCTGGACAGTTGTTATTGTTAAATTAGTAGATTGTTTTGCTCAGGATTATTATAAAAAGTTTGCAGAAAGTTATAAAAGTGGACAATCTAATTTGCCACAAGTAAAACAGCAATTTGAAGCTTTAGCTAATCGTTATCAACTTAGTCGGGGAAAAAGAGATAGATTAGAGTTAGATATAATTCAGAAACAAGTAGAAAACCGTAGCTTAATTGATGAGTACAAAGAAACACTTGCAATGCACCATAATAGCTCACAGGAACAAACATTGCTCTTTAAGTGTAGTCGTTTACGAACCCTGGCATCACGACGACAAATTCCATTAGAAATTTTTGACCAACTAGATCAAATTATAAAACAACCTGTTGAAGAAAATTCTTTACCAGATTTTATTCTTAGCCTACAAGATTGTACTAGTAAAATATTTTCCCAAGAATCAGACTATCAATTGACAGAATCAGATCTAGCTATTTTGTTAGAAGCTAGAACCAAAGCACTTCTTCATCATTATGGGAAATTTGATGATATTTTAATGGAATTAGGCTCAGGGCAAAGTGGTAGAAAAGCAGAACTATTTAGCATTATTGTTGCACATTTAGAACGCTTTCAATTAGCTTATGAAATTGTTAATAGTGTTGCTTTTATTGATGATTATGAACTTACAGAAGAAGAACTTTACTTGCTAGCTCGTAGCCAAGATGTTATTGACAATATAAAAGAAGGGTTTTTTGAACAATTAGTCTTTTGTAACCTTGAGCGTCAACAATATCTTAACCGGTATGGTCGAGAAAGACTACGTAAGCTAAAAGAATGTACTAAAGCAATCATTTTAGGTGAGCTATTAGCTGATGAAGTAATAATTATTATTCAAACAATTAACTCTCAAGCAAGATTAAGACGTATTTTAGACGCTCAGCTACACGAATGTGTCCGAGATATTTATAAAGAACCTCTTTCTAAAATAGAGCAAGAAAGCTTAAGAAATCAGCTAAGCACTAAACTTAACCAACAAGGCTTAATATCAGGTTTAATTCCAGAAGATCTTTTTGCTAGTTCATTATTTGCTTTAAGAGAAGAATACTTATATATTGATGAATTACTGCCGCAAATTGTCGCAAACCGAGATAGACAGCTTAGAGATGACTTTTTAGAAAATAGTGATCTAGATCGATTTCGCACCGAAGAATTAGAACAGCAATATTTTCGCAATTTTAAAGTAAGTAATGATACATTAGAGTGGTTTGCTAATGAAGTAAGAAACTAG